A DNA window from Hevea brasiliensis isolate MT/VB/25A 57/8 chromosome 2, ASM3005281v1, whole genome shotgun sequence contains the following coding sequences:
- the LOC131170719 gene encoding arabinogalactan protein 41-like has translation MAVCGSSRSFLGFFALFSLIFLVFSPSSRAQAPAPTSDGTSIDQGIAYVLMLVALVLTYLIHTLDASASIEFAFTTLET, from the exons ATGGCAGTTTGCGGCTCGTCAAGGTCTTTCCTTGGTTTCTTTGCCTTGTTCTCTCTTATTTTCCTTGTTTTCTCTCCCTCATCTCGGGCTCAGGCTCCTGCTCCGACCAGCGATG GGACTTCTATAGATCAAGGAATCGCCTACGTGTTGATGCTAGTTGCCCTGGTGCTCACATACCTCATTCATACACTGGACGCTTCAGCTTCTATTGAATTTGCTTTTACAACCTTAGAGACatga
- the LOC110645086 gene encoding CMP-sialic acid transporter 1 isoform X2: protein MTTDWKSIRLFPIPSIIYLIHNNVQFATLIYVDTSTYQIMGNLKIVITGILFRLFLRKKLSNLQWMAIVLLAVGTATSQVKGCGEVSCDSLFSAPIQGYMLGILSACLSALAGIYTEFLMKKNNDSLYWQNVQLYTFGAIFNLARLVLDDFRGGFEKGPWWQRLFNGYTITTWVVVLNLGCSGLLVSWLMKYADNIVKVYSTSMAMLLTMVLSVFLFSFRPTLQLFLGIIICMMSLHMYFAPPGMLVDLPSVGKADPKSLIDVSIERRTVS, encoded by the exons ATGACTACGGATTGGAAGAGCATTCGGTTGTTTCCTATTCCTTCCATCATTTACTTGATCCACAACAATGTTCAATTTGCAACTTTGATTTATGTAGATACATCCACCTACCAGATAATGGGCAATCTTAAGATTGTTATTACTGGAATTTTATTCAG GCTGTTCCTCAGGAAGAAGCTTTCTAATCTGCAGTGGATGGCAATTGTTCTGTTGGCTGTTGGGACAGCCACTAGCCAG GTAAAGGGCTGTGGAGAGGTTTCCTGTGACTCCCTTTTCTCTGCGCCAATTCAGGGGTACATGTTAGGAATTCTGTCTGCTTGTCTTTCAGCATTAGCTGGCATTTATACAGAATTCCTGATGAAGAAGAACAATGATAGTTTATACTGGCAGAACGTACAATTATATAC GTTTGGTGCAATTTTCAACCTGGCTCGGCTTGTCCTGGATGATTTCAGAGGTGGATTTGAGAAGGGACCATGGTGGCAACGCCTCTTCAATGGATACACTATCACAACCTGGGTGGTGGTATTAAATCTAGGGTGTTCTggacttttagtttcttggtTAATGAAATATGCTGACAACATTGTCAAG GTGTATTCGACATCAATGGCAATGTTATTGACTATGGTTCTATCTGTGTTCCTATTTAGTTTCAGGCCAACGTTACAG CTCTTCTTGGGAATTATTATTTGCATGATGTCGCTACACATGTATTTTGCACCCCCAGGTATGCTAGTGGATCTCCCTTCCGTGGGAAAAGCTGACCCAAAGAGTCTCATAGATGTTTCTATTGAAAGAAGAACAGTCTCATGA
- the LOC110645085 gene encoding tubulin gamma-1 chain: MPREIITLQVGQCGNQVGMEFWKQLCLEHGISKEGILEDFATQGGDRKDVFFYQADDQHYIPRALLIDLEPRVINGIQNSEYRNLYNHENIFVSDHGGGAGNNWASGYHQGKGVEEDIMDMIDREADGSDSLEGFVLCHSIAGGTGSGMGSYLLETLNDRYSKKLIQTYSVFPNQMETSDVVVQPYNSLLTLKRLTLNADCVVVLDNTALNRIAVERLHLSNPTFAQTNSLVSTVMSASTTTLRYPGYMNNDLVGLLASLIPTPRCHFLMTGYTPLTVERQANVIRKTTVLDVMRRLLQTKNIMVSSYARTKEASQAKYISILNIIQGEVDPTQVHESLQRIRERKLVNFIEWGPASIQVALSRKSPYVQTAHRVSGLMLASHTSIRHLFSKCLSQYEKLRKKQAFLDNYRKFPMFADNDLSEFDESRDIIESLVDEYKACESPDYIKWGVEDPDQILTGEGNATGTVDSELTV, from the exons ATGCCTCGAGAAATCATCACACTGCAAGTAGGACAATGCGGGAACCAGGTCGGCATGGAATTCTGGAAGCAGCTCTGCCTTGAGCACGGTATTAGCAAAGAAGGCATTCTCGAGGATTTCGCCACTCAG GGAGGTGACAGGAAAGATGTGTTCTTCTACCAAGCTGATGATCAGCATTACATACCACGAGCTTTACTGATCGATTTGGAGCCTAGGGTAATTAATGGTATTCAAAACAGTGAGTACCGAAATCTGTACAATCATGAGAACATCTTTGTTTCAGATCATGGTGGTGGTGCTGGAAATAACTGGGCGAGTGGATATCATCAG GGAAAGGGTGTCGAAGAGGATATAATGGACATGATTGATAGAGAAGCTGATGGAAGTGATAGTCTTGAGGGTTTTGTTTTGTGCCATTCAATTGCTGGAGGAACAGGCTCag GTATGGGTTCATATCTGTTGGAGACTCTTAATGATAGATATAGCAAAAAGCTGATTCAGACATACAGTGTATTTCCTAATCAGATGGAGACAAGTGATGTGGTGGTCCAGCCCTACaactcacttttaacactcaagaGACTGACACTAAATGCTGATTGTGTTGTTGTTCTTGACAACACTGCACTAAATAGAATTGCTGTGGAACGCCTACATCTGTCAAATCCAACTTTTGCTCAGACTAACTCTTTGGTATCTACTGTAATGTCTGCAAGCACAACCACATTACGGTATCCTGGTTATATGAACAATGACTTGGTTGGTCTACTTGCATCTTTAATTCCAACACCAAGATGCCATTTTCTTATGACAGGATATACACCTCTAACGGTGGAACGCCAG GCTAATGTGATTCGTAAAACCACTGTGCTGGATGTGATGAGAAGACTTCTGCAG ACAAAGAATATCATGGTGTCCTCTTATGCAAGAACAAAAGAAGCTAGTCAAGCAAAGTACATCTCAATTTTGAACATCATTCAAGGAGAAGTGGACCCTACTCAG GTTCATGAAAGTTTGCAGAGGATTCGTGAAAGAAAGCTCGTTAACTTTATTGAGTGGGGCCCTGCTAGTATACAG GTTGCTCTGTCAAGAAAGTCTCCATATGTCCAAACTGCACATAGG GTAAGTGGTCTCATGCTAGCAAGCCATACTAGCATCCGACACCTCTTCAGCAAATGTTTGAGCCAATATGAGAAGCTGAGAAAGAAACAAGCTTTTCTTGATAACTATCGGAAATTCCCAATGTTTGCT GACAATGATCTTTCTGAATTCGATGAATCAAGGGACATAATTGAGAGTTTGGTTGATGAATATAAAGCATGTGAATCCCCAGATTACATCAAATGGGGAGTGGAG GATCCTGACCAAATTTTAACAGGAGAAGGCAATGCCACTGGAACTGTGGATTCAGAATTAACAGTTTGA
- the LOC110645086 gene encoding CMP-sialic acid transporter 1 isoform X1, producing the protein MQWCIVASLLTIFTSSQGIITTLSQSNGKYKYDYTTVPFLAEVFKLLVSSCLLWRECQKSPLPKMTTDWKSIRLFPIPSIIYLIHNNVQFATLIYVDTSTYQIMGNLKIVITGILFRLFLRKKLSNLQWMAIVLLAVGTATSQVKGCGEVSCDSLFSAPIQGYMLGILSACLSALAGIYTEFLMKKNNDSLYWQNVQLYTFGAIFNLARLVLDDFRGGFEKGPWWQRLFNGYTITTWVVVLNLGCSGLLVSWLMKYADNIVKVYSTSMAMLLTMVLSVFLFSFRPTLQLFLGIIICMMSLHMYFAPPGMLVDLPSVGKADPKSLIDVSIERRTVS; encoded by the exons ATGCAGTGGTGCATAGTTGCTTCTCTCCTCACCATTTTCACTAGTTCTCAG GGTATCATAACTACACTATCTCAAAGTAATGGGAAATATAAGTATGATTACACCACTGTTCCTTTTCTTGCTGAAGTGTTTAAG CTTCTAGTTTCTAGTTGTCTTTTATGGAGAGAGTGCCAGAAATCACCTCTTCCCAAGATGACTACGGATTGGAAGAGCATTCGGTTGTTTCCTATTCCTTCCATCATTTACTTGATCCACAACAATGTTCAATTTGCAACTTTGATTTATGTAGATACATCCACCTACCAGATAATGGGCAATCTTAAGATTGTTATTACTGGAATTTTATTCAG GCTGTTCCTCAGGAAGAAGCTTTCTAATCTGCAGTGGATGGCAATTGTTCTGTTGGCTGTTGGGACAGCCACTAGCCAG GTAAAGGGCTGTGGAGAGGTTTCCTGTGACTCCCTTTTCTCTGCGCCAATTCAGGGGTACATGTTAGGAATTCTGTCTGCTTGTCTTTCAGCATTAGCTGGCATTTATACAGAATTCCTGATGAAGAAGAACAATGATAGTTTATACTGGCAGAACGTACAATTATATAC GTTTGGTGCAATTTTCAACCTGGCTCGGCTTGTCCTGGATGATTTCAGAGGTGGATTTGAGAAGGGACCATGGTGGCAACGCCTCTTCAATGGATACACTATCACAACCTGGGTGGTGGTATTAAATCTAGGGTGTTCTggacttttagtttcttggtTAATGAAATATGCTGACAACATTGTCAAG GTGTATTCGACATCAATGGCAATGTTATTGACTATGGTTCTATCTGTGTTCCTATTTAGTTTCAGGCCAACGTTACAG CTCTTCTTGGGAATTATTATTTGCATGATGTCGCTACACATGTATTTTGCACCCCCAGGTATGCTAGTGGATCTCCCTTCCGTGGGAAAAGCTGACCCAAAGAGTCTCATAGATGTTTCTATTGAAAGAAGAACAGTCTCATGA